In Xylanibacter ruminicola 23, a single genomic region encodes these proteins:
- the rnc gene encoding ribonuclease III — MRPNNIIDRIKLPFRQEKELFSSLYEILGFYPHNIEYYKMALMHKSIRKRNDKGKPLNNERLEFLGDAILDAAVGYIVYRHYEGKREGFLTNTRSKLVSRETLGKLATEMRLSNLLISAGHSTSHNSYVEGNAFEALVGAIYLDRGYEACLWFFENQVLGKFIDIDKVAFKEVNFKSKLLEWSQKNRVRLEYKLTKQKKDENGSPVFTYMVIIEGVNGESGSGYSKKEAQQKASKDTLQRLKREPQFVDAVFAAKTARTQMEEEPAMAVPDPEKEQQSFIIEQPAETEQVEEQLVKQPAPQPSKKPAIDFSDKEFDLSDISHKEKSREEIIAEAEAAAFSGE, encoded by the coding sequence ATGAGGCCTAATAACATCATAGATAGAATAAAGCTCCCTTTCCGTCAGGAGAAGGAGCTTTTTTCTTCTCTTTATGAGATATTGGGATTCTACCCCCACAATATCGAGTATTACAAGATGGCGCTGATGCACAAGAGCATCCGCAAGCGCAACGACAAGGGCAAGCCGCTGAACAACGAGCGACTGGAGTTCCTGGGTGATGCTATACTCGACGCTGCTGTGGGTTACATCGTTTACCGTCATTACGAAGGTAAGCGCGAAGGATTCCTCACCAATACACGATCAAAACTCGTAAGCCGCGAAACGCTTGGAAAGTTAGCTACCGAGATGCGATTGAGCAATCTGCTGATATCAGCAGGTCATTCAACCTCGCACAACAGCTATGTTGAGGGTAATGCTTTCGAGGCGCTGGTAGGTGCCATTTATCTGGATCGTGGCTACGAGGCTTGCCTGTGGTTCTTCGAGAATCAGGTTCTGGGCAAGTTCATTGACATCGATAAGGTTGCATTCAAGGAGGTAAACTTCAAGTCGAAACTGCTTGAATGGAGCCAGAAAAATCGTGTGCGTTTGGAGTACAAGCTCACAAAGCAGAAGAAAGATGAGAACGGAAGTCCCGTTTTCACCTATATGGTAATTATCGAGGGCGTTAACGGCGAAAGCGGTTCGGGCTACTCAAAGAAAGAGGCCCAGCAGAAAGCGTCGAAAGACACGCTGCAGCGCCTGAAGCGCGAACCACAGTTTGTAGATGCTGTGTTTGCTGCCAAGACAGCCCGCACCCAGATGGAAGAAGAGCCAGCAATGGCTGTGCCCGATCCTGAAAAGGAGCAACAGAGCTTTATCATCGAGCAGCCAGCAGAAACAGAACAGGTTGAAGAGCAGTTGGTAAAACAACCAGCCCCACAACCTTCGAAGAAGCCAGCAATAGATTTTTCAGATAAGGAATTCGACCTCTCGGACATCTCTCATAAAGAGAAATCGCGCGAGGAAATCATAGCCGAAGCTGAAGCTGCAGCATTTTCTGGGGAGTAA
- a CDS encoding acyl carrier protein — protein sequence MSEIESKVKAIIVDKLGVDEAEVKAEASFTNDLGADSLDTVELIMEFEKEFGISIPDDKAEKIGTVGDAIAYIEENAK from the coding sequence ATGTCAGAAATTGAAAGCAAAGTAAAGGCAATTATCGTAGACAAACTCGGTGTAGATGAGGCTGAAGTAAAGGCTGAGGCTAGCTTCACAAACGACCTGGGTGCAGACTCACTGGATACTGTTGAGCTGATCATGGAGTTCGAGAAGGAGTTTGGTATCTCAATTCCCGATGATAAGGCTGAGAAGATCGGTACCGTTGGCGACGCCATCGCTTACATCGAGGAGAACGCAAAATAA
- a CDS encoding DUF4254 domain-containing protein: MTFTKEANQIFERAINDYHVFDDVDTPLKNPYQKDSIQYSLYKKCWIDTVQWHYEDIIRDPHIDPVEALALKRRIDRSNQDRTDLVEEIDSWFRQHYSQVVPQADARLNTESPAWAIDRLSILALKIYHMQEQVNRTDAEPEHIAKCKAKLDVLLEQQVDLSLAIDQLLEDIEAGRKYMKVYRQMKMYNDPATNPILYNQK; encoded by the coding sequence ATGACATTTACAAAAGAAGCCAATCAAATTTTTGAGAGGGCAATAAATGATTATCATGTTTTCGACGATGTCGACACGCCCTTGAAAAATCCATATCAGAAAGACAGTATCCAGTATAGCTTATATAAGAAATGTTGGATTGATACTGTTCAGTGGCATTATGAAGATATTATACGCGATCCCCATATCGATCCAGTTGAGGCACTTGCCCTGAAGCGTCGCATCGACCGCAGTAATCAGGACCGTACCGATTTGGTAGAGGAAATCGACTCTTGGTTCCGCCAGCATTACAGTCAGGTGGTGCCACAGGCTGATGCGCGCCTTAATACCGAGAGCCCGGCTTGGGCTATCGACCGTTTAAGCATTCTTGCACTTAAGATTTATCACATGCAGGAGCAGGTTAACCGTACCGATGCCGAACCAGAGCACATTGCCAAGTGTAAGGCTAAGCTTGATGTGCTGTTGGAACAGCAGGTTGACCTTTCGCTGGCTATCGATCAGCTGCTCGAGGACATCGAGGCTGGCCGTAAGTACATGAAGGTGTATCGCCAGATGAAGATGTATAACGATCCCGCAACTAATCCTATCTTATATAATCAGAAGTAA
- a CDS encoding glycosyltransferase family 9 protein codes for MRKEHILVIRFSALGDVAMMVPVVWSLAQQYPDIRITVLSRKFARPLFDDLAPNVNFMEADLTKEYHGVRGLNALYRRLVAKQFTKVADLHNVLRSEYLRLRFNLGRYRVEHLIKNRSQRRKLVSGKHDKRVPLPSSFENYAAVFERLGYPVDIKNFRSIFPAEGGNLNLLPAIFGPKKSFEQWIGIAPFAAHEGKVYPPRLMEQIIFRLIQQYPNGRIFLFGRGEEEEKFFQLWCAQYRQCTSVAKHCEGMYQELILMSHLNVMLSMDSANMHLASLTGVPVVSVWGATHPMAGFLGYNQDPENAIQIDLECRPCSIYGNKPCQRGDYACLQNIPPERIVDRIVTLINN; via the coding sequence ATGAGAAAAGAGCATATACTGGTCATCAGATTCTCAGCTCTTGGCGATGTGGCCATGATGGTGCCTGTAGTCTGGTCGCTGGCTCAGCAGTATCCCGATATACGCATCACGGTGCTTAGCCGTAAGTTCGCTCGCCCCTTGTTCGACGATTTGGCGCCCAATGTTAATTTCATGGAGGCCGATCTCACCAAGGAGTATCATGGTGTGCGCGGACTTAACGCACTTTATCGCCGATTGGTTGCCAAGCAGTTTACCAAGGTGGCCGATCTGCATAATGTTCTGCGCTCAGAGTATCTGCGCCTACGATTCAATCTGGGCCGATATCGTGTAGAGCACCTGATCAAGAACCGCAGTCAGCGTCGTAAACTGGTTTCGGGCAAGCACGATAAGCGTGTGCCATTGCCATCATCGTTCGAGAATTATGCCGCTGTGTTCGAGCGTCTGGGCTATCCGGTTGATATCAAGAATTTCCGTTCCATCTTCCCTGCCGAGGGTGGAAATCTGAACCTGTTGCCCGCCATCTTCGGACCCAAGAAGAGTTTCGAACAGTGGATTGGTATCGCACCATTTGCCGCCCACGAGGGCAAGGTGTATCCACCACGCCTGATGGAGCAGATAATCTTCCGTCTTATTCAGCAGTATCCTAATGGTCGTATATTCCTGTTTGGTCGTGGCGAGGAAGAGGAGAAGTTCTTCCAGCTGTGGTGTGCACAGTATCGCCAATGTACTTCGGTAGCCAAGCATTGCGAGGGTATGTATCAGGAGCTTATCCTGATGAGTCATCTCAACGTCATGCTTTCGATGGATTCGGCCAATATGCACCTGGCATCGCTCACAGGCGTGCCTGTGGTAAGCGTTTGGGGCGCAACACACCCCATGGCAGGTTTCCTGGGTTATAATCAGGACCCCGAAAATGCTATCCAGATCGATCTGGAGTGCCGCCCCTGCAGTATTTATGGCAATAAGCCCTGTCAGCGTGGCGATTATGCATGTCTGCAAAACATTCCGCCCGAGCGGATTGTTGACAGAATAGTAACCCTTATTAATAACTAA
- a CDS encoding ATP-binding protein has protein sequence MQTKGFIIKRVWVIAISLAIVLVSCKNGVSEFIPAFDDEPIVSPLATELGFSKDRPLVMGMNTSYAPLQYVNSQGLPTGYDVEFTKKLLMRMGIPYTFSPNHWDKMSPGIIGGKYDMGMLVYSSYRKDTTNYSDAVFRMYYQVVYRKKDFAEFDFRHLKGKRIAYMKSRPIGLMLKDEEADGYPITDLNEAIVDLANGKYDGVICYRFQAKYHVGLLHLSDQLKADDLSLEPREYCYASHDKRLIDAINAELKKMEAEGIVDEIYGQEVAERFGDIKIPMWVWWLLTGLVFLFMVVYVVNKNRYNRRLQSANAQLQKNNKALQLATARAEESTRMKSNFIKQISHEIRTPLNIICGFTQVLTTTDAELDKAEKRDMSVQIIDNAERITGLVNKMLALAEINSSVVLEREDHTSAVVIAQEAIKAAGINKASHVQFKLVKLFGAEQMFDTHLRSAVLALQQLLDNAKKFTEQGQVTLQISNHEGQAYFVVEDTGTSIPVYQAERIFDEFVQLDEYSDGTGIGLSIARSLARRLGGDIVLDTTYTGGARFVMTLQSQQEETA, from the coding sequence ATGCAAACTAAAGGGTTCATTATCAAACGTGTGTGGGTTATAGCCATTTCGTTGGCTATAGTGCTGGTTTCGTGTAAAAACGGTGTTAGCGAATTCATTCCGGCGTTTGATGATGAACCTATTGTAAGCCCATTGGCTACGGAGCTTGGTTTCAGCAAGGACCGTCCGCTGGTAATGGGTATGAATACCAGTTATGCCCCTTTGCAATACGTAAACAGTCAGGGTTTGCCTACTGGTTACGATGTGGAGTTCACTAAGAAACTGCTGATGCGTATGGGCATTCCTTACACTTTCTCGCCAAACCATTGGGACAAAATGTCGCCAGGTATTATTGGTGGAAAGTACGACATGGGTATGCTGGTTTATTCGTCGTATCGTAAAGATACAACCAACTATTCCGATGCTGTATTCCGCATGTATTATCAGGTGGTTTACAGAAAAAAAGACTTTGCAGAGTTTGATTTCCGTCATCTTAAAGGCAAGCGCATTGCCTATATGAAGTCGCGCCCTATTGGTTTGATGCTGAAGGACGAAGAGGCCGATGGCTATCCGATAACCGACCTGAATGAGGCTATTGTTGATCTTGCAAACGGAAAGTACGATGGTGTTATCTGCTATCGATTCCAGGCAAAATATCATGTAGGACTCCTGCATCTTTCAGATCAGTTAAAGGCCGATGATCTGTCGTTAGAGCCTCGCGAATACTGTTATGCCAGTCATGATAAACGCTTGATTGATGCCATCAATGCCGAACTAAAGAAGATGGAGGCCGAGGGCATCGTCGACGAGATATATGGTCAGGAAGTGGCCGAACGCTTTGGCGATATCAAGATTCCTATGTGGGTTTGGTGGCTGCTCACAGGTCTGGTATTTTTGTTTATGGTGGTTTATGTGGTTAACAAGAACCGTTACAATCGCCGTTTGCAGAGTGCCAACGCACAGTTGCAGAAAAACAACAAAGCCCTGCAGTTAGCTACAGCCAGAGCCGAGGAGAGTACGCGAATGAAGAGCAACTTCATCAAGCAGATCTCGCACGAAATCCGTACACCATTAAATATTATATGTGGTTTTACACAGGTGTTGACAACTACTGATGCCGAACTGGATAAGGCGGAGAAACGCGATATGTCGGTGCAGATTATCGATAATGCCGAACGTATTACTGGCTTGGTCAACAAAATGCTGGCACTTGCCGAAATTAACAGTAGCGTGGTACTGGAGCGCGAAGACCATACGTCGGCTGTTGTCATTGCCCAGGAGGCCATTAAGGCGGCAGGCATCAACAAGGCATCGCATGTTCAATTCAAGCTTGTAAAGCTGTTTGGGGCCGAACAGATGTTCGATACCCATCTACGATCAGCTGTTCTGGCTTTGCAGCAGTTGCTCGATAATGCCAAGAAATTTACCGAACAAGGACAAGTAACATTACAAATAAGTAATCACGAGGGGCAGGCGTATTTTGTGGTCGAAGATACAGGTACATCCATCCCCGTATATCAGGCCGAGCGCATATTCGACGAGTTTGTGCAGTTAGACGAGTACAGCGATGGCACAGGCATCGGACTCTCGATAGCGCGTAGCTTAGCGCGCCGATTGGGTGGTGACATCGTTCTCGACACCACCTATACAGGAGGCGCACGATTCGTGATGACCCTACAAAGCCAGCAAGAAGAAACAGCATGA
- a CDS encoding PD-(D/E)XK nuclease family protein has product MKQTYPIIRFPERGTILYPFRRHPLVTQGMLEQKLARELSAKLPAGVECLLNACIITTDKQPPYYPDLALVVAGTPGIRIDVEIDEPYRKATREPIHYQSCGDVFRDHLLNRHGWVVVRLAAQQIAQEPGICADFLVELVTCMMSDGASIQQHEFASVPTPVEPWSRNDALKMAYWQNVDGEDKQWITDRYALDADELDCKQQVKPFNKTDDMREKMATFRDAGHYEQDADIDFEPCEHIYIYKGIKRMLPVSSLIAYFFDEFQALPQAENQLRFKGIPVEESLDKWERASRTASEVGTFVHLQTENYFQRGFFETECQLQFGNDTEVVSVEQEKLHFLRFIRDYDIEPYRQEWPVYDKDLNIAGTIDLICQDDDGEFTIYDWKRSSKVVNAQGQPIVEGFRGKMSHNGISLPDTSFYHYCIQQNLYRYMLERHYGIRVKAMNLVVLCPDYPTYYVAQVPKMDQLIQQIVTICQQHDLGHRLL; this is encoded by the coding sequence ATGAAACAAACATATCCCATCATAAGGTTCCCTGAAAGGGGAACCATTTTGTATCCCTTTCGTCGTCATCCTCTGGTAACTCAAGGCATGCTTGAACAGAAGCTTGCCCGCGAGCTTTCGGCTAAGTTGCCCGCTGGCGTTGAGTGCCTGTTAAACGCTTGTATCATCACTACCGACAAGCAGCCGCCATATTATCCCGATCTGGCGCTGGTGGTAGCTGGTACCCCCGGCATCCGTATCGATGTAGAGATTGATGAGCCTTACCGCAAGGCAACTCGCGAGCCCATCCACTACCAGTCGTGTGGCGATGTGTTTCGTGATCATCTGCTTAATCGTCATGGATGGGTAGTAGTGCGTCTGGCCGCTCAGCAAATCGCCCAGGAGCCTGGTATCTGTGCCGACTTTTTGGTTGAGTTGGTTACTTGTATGATGTCCGATGGTGCATCTATCCAGCAGCACGAGTTTGCATCGGTGCCCACACCTGTTGAGCCTTGGAGCCGTAACGATGCGTTAAAAATGGCCTATTGGCAGAATGTGGATGGCGAGGATAAACAATGGATTACCGATAGATATGCCCTCGATGCCGACGAGCTTGACTGCAAACAGCAGGTTAAACCCTTCAACAAAACCGATGATATGCGCGAAAAAATGGCCACCTTCCGCGATGCAGGCCATTACGAGCAGGATGCCGACATTGATTTTGAGCCTTGCGAACACATATATATATATAAAGGTATAAAGCGTATGCTGCCTGTCAGCTCGCTCATTGCCTATTTCTTTGATGAATTCCAGGCCCTGCCACAAGCCGAAAACCAGTTGCGATTTAAAGGCATACCCGTAGAGGAGAGCTTGGATAAGTGGGAGCGTGCTAGTCGTACAGCCAGCGAGGTGGGTACCTTTGTACACCTGCAGACAGAGAACTATTTTCAGCGCGGTTTCTTCGAGACCGAGTGCCAGCTGCAGTTTGGTAACGACACTGAAGTGGTGAGTGTAGAGCAGGAAAAGCTGCACTTTCTGCGTTTTATCCGCGACTACGATATCGAGCCCTATCGCCAGGAGTGGCCCGTTTACGATAAGGATTTGAACATTGCAGGTACCATCGACCTGATTTGCCAGGACGACGATGGCGAGTTTACCATCTACGACTGGAAACGCTCGTCGAAGGTAGTAAACGCCCAAGGCCAACCCATCGTCGAGGGTTTTCGTGGCAAGATGAGCCATAACGGTATCAGTCTGCCCGATACCTCGTTCTACCATTATTGCATTCAGCAGAATCTGTATCGCTACATGTTAGAGCGCCATTACGGCATCCGTGTAAAGGCTATGAACTTGGTGGTGCTCTGTCCCGATTATCCCACCTATTATGTAGCCCAAGTACCCAAGATGGACCAGCTTATCCAGCAAATCGTCACCATTTGTCAGCAGCACGATTTAGGCCACAGGTTGCTGTAA
- the fabF gene encoding beta-ketoacyl-ACP synthase II: protein MELKRVVVTGLGAVTPVGNTPDEMWKNLLNGVSGAAPITSFDTTNFKTKFACEVKNLNVNDFLDRKEARKMDRYTQLAMIAAKQAVEDSGMDLETEDKNRIGVVYGVGIGGIKTFEDEVKYYGVHEADGPKFNPFFIPKMIANIAAGQISILYGFHGPNYITASACTSSSNALADAFNLIRLGKANAIVAGGAEAAICATGVGGFNAMHALSTRNDEPEKASRPFSASRDGFIMGEGSGCLILEELEHAKARGAKIYAEMVGAGMSADAHHITASHPEGLGAKLMMQNALEDAGMKPEDIDYINVHGTSTHVGDISEAKAIKEVFGDAAYKLNISSTKSMTGHLLGAAGAVEAMATVLAIKNDIVPPTINHEEGDEDPEIDYNLNFTFNKAQKREVRAGLSNTFGFGGHNACVVFKKYEA, encoded by the coding sequence ATGGAATTAAAAAGAGTAGTTGTAACAGGTCTTGGCGCAGTTACGCCAGTGGGCAACACTCCCGATGAGATGTGGAAGAACCTGCTCAACGGAGTTAGCGGCGCAGCACCTATTACAAGTTTCGATACAACAAATTTCAAAACAAAGTTTGCATGCGAGGTAAAGAACCTCAACGTGAACGATTTCCTGGATCGCAAAGAGGCACGTAAGATGGACCGCTACACACAGCTGGCCATGATTGCTGCCAAGCAGGCCGTTGAGGATAGCGGTATGGATCTGGAGACTGAAGACAAGAACCGTATCGGCGTGGTTTATGGCGTAGGTATTGGTGGAATTAAGACCTTCGAGGACGAGGTAAAGTACTATGGTGTTCACGAGGCCGATGGTCCTAAGTTCAACCCCTTCTTCATCCCCAAGATGATTGCTAATATCGCAGCAGGTCAGATTTCGATTTTGTATGGCTTCCATGGCCCCAACTATATCACCGCTTCAGCTTGTACATCTTCATCTAATGCGCTGGCCGACGCCTTCAACCTGATCCGTTTGGGTAAGGCAAACGCTATCGTTGCTGGTGGTGCCGAGGCAGCTATCTGCGCTACTGGTGTAGGTGGTTTCAATGCCATGCACGCTCTCTCTACTCGTAACGACGAGCCAGAGAAGGCCAGCCGTCCATTCAGCGCAAGCCGCGATGGATTCATCATGGGCGAGGGTTCAGGTTGCTTGATTCTCGAGGAACTGGAGCACGCTAAGGCTCGTGGTGCTAAGATCTACGCTGAGATGGTAGGTGCTGGTATGAGCGCTGATGCTCACCACATCACAGCCTCTCACCCCGAGGGTCTGGGTGCTAAGCTCATGATGCAGAACGCTCTCGAGGATGCTGGCATGAAGCCTGAGGACATCGACTACATCAACGTACACGGTACTTCTACCCACGTTGGTGATATCTCTGAGGCTAAGGCCATCAAGGAGGTATTCGGCGATGCTGCCTACAAGCTCAACATCTCTTCTACCAAGTCGATGACTGGTCACCTGCTGGGTGCTGCTGGTGCTGTAGAGGCAATGGCTACCGTTCTTGCTATTAAGAACGATATCGTTCCTCCAACAATTAACCACGAGGAGGGCGACGAGGATCCTGAGATTGATTACAACCTGAACTTCACATTCAACAAGGCTCAGAAGCGCGAGGTACGTGCTGGACTCAGCAACACCTTCGGCTTTGGTGGTCACAACGCATGTGTAGTATTCAAGAAGTATGAGGCCTAA
- the rd gene encoding rubredoxin: protein MKYICEVCGYVYDPAEGDPDGGIAPGTAFEDIPDDWVCPVCGVGKDNFRPE from the coding sequence ATGAAGTACATTTGTGAAGTGTGCGGTTACGTTTACGACCCCGCAGAAGGCGATCCCGATGGTGGCATCGCTCCAGGAACAGCTTTTGAGGATATCCCCGATGATTGGGTATGCCCCGTTTGTGGCGTAGGTAAGGATAACTTCAGACCAGAATAA
- a CDS encoding iron ABC transporter permease, with product MNKGSVYCLGLGLVVMVLFALNLLLGSVSIPAGDVVSILLGDETAKASWQFIILESRLPQAITATLCGAALAVSGLMLQTAFRNPLAGPSVFGVNSGAGLGVALVMLFLGGGLSVGSVSITGFAAILLAAFVGAMTVMTIIFFFSTLVRNSVMLLIIGIMIGYISNSAISLLNFFATDEGVKSYMVWGMGSFGGVSMTNMPVFAIVTLAGLIGALLLIKPLNALMLGDRYAENLGVNILRVRNWLLIVTGLLTAITTAFCGPVAFIGLAVPHIARLLLTTDNHRQLLPATLLCGSVVALVCNLICYLPGESGVIPLNAVTPLIGAPVIIYVIARKR from the coding sequence ATGAACAAAGGTTCGGTTTATTGCTTAGGATTGGGATTAGTGGTCATGGTACTCTTCGCGCTCAATCTGCTGTTGGGGTCGGTATCGATTCCAGCAGGTGATGTTGTAAGCATACTTTTGGGCGATGAAACCGCCAAAGCCTCGTGGCAGTTCATCATTTTGGAGTCGCGACTGCCCCAAGCCATCACAGCCACCCTGTGTGGTGCCGCTTTGGCTGTAAGCGGACTGATGCTACAAACGGCTTTCCGCAACCCGCTGGCTGGTCCCAGTGTGTTTGGTGTAAACAGCGGTGCCGGGCTGGGTGTGGCATTGGTGATGCTGTTTTTAGGTGGCGGACTTTCCGTAGGTTCGGTCAGCATCACAGGTTTTGCTGCCATCCTGCTGGCTGCCTTTGTGGGCGCCATGACGGTGATGACCATCATCTTTTTCTTCTCAACCTTGGTTCGCAATAGTGTGATGCTATTAATCATAGGTATCATGATTGGCTACATCAGCAACTCGGCCATATCGCTGCTTAACTTTTTTGCTACCGACGAGGGCGTAAAATCGTATATGGTATGGGGTATGGGCTCGTTTGGTGGCGTGTCGATGACCAACATGCCTGTGTTTGCCATTGTTACGTTAGCTGGCCTTATTGGGGCTTTATTGTTGATAAAACCCTTGAATGCCTTGATGCTGGGCGACAGATATGCCGAGAACTTAGGCGTAAATATTCTGCGAGTACGCAACTGGTTACTGATTGTAACCGGTCTGCTAACCGCTATCACCACCGCCTTCTGCGGTCCTGTAGCCTTTATCGGACTGGCCGTTCCCCACATAGCCCGCCTATTGCTCACCACCGACAACCACCGACAACTGCTACCCGCCACCCTACTCTGCGGTTCGGTAGTAGCCCTGGTATGTAATCTTATCTGCTATCTGCCAGGCGAGAGTGGTGTCATCCCCCTCAACGCCGTCACCCCTCTCATCGGCGCCCCCGTTATCATCTACGTCATCGCCCGCAAGCGATGA